One genomic segment of Chitinophaga parva includes these proteins:
- a CDS encoding PIG-L deacetylase family protein, producing MSTYLVFSPHLDDAVLSCGAQIAVWTELGHHVVIATVFSEGNEAHSTQYARRRADDENAVRALNAVPVHLGFTDAPFRNAHYHNFSTLLLHETLPPDSLETAAAVGLRMHALAQEVQADALYFPLAAGGHVDHLVVFEASKRCWADSIPVNYYQDLPYALVPGWAAMRWQQHGASMEYALKMDMHPTRLQDLSLAFLKNYMEDDADLQASETQHAAQVSKLSLAAAGALTWKISHHTFNRRRVCVATTYLQQKINAIRYYATEWPVLFGPAEQDIENTLRTNVNDYTEIYWTLNR from the coding sequence ATGAGTACTTACCTCGTTTTCTCTCCCCACCTGGATGATGCCGTGCTAAGTTGTGGCGCGCAGATAGCGGTGTGGACAGAACTTGGCCACCATGTAGTAATAGCCACCGTATTCAGCGAGGGAAATGAAGCCCATAGCACGCAGTACGCCCGCCGCCGTGCAGATGATGAAAATGCGGTGCGTGCACTGAATGCCGTACCGGTGCATCTTGGCTTTACAGACGCTCCCTTCCGCAACGCGCATTACCATAATTTCAGCACCCTGCTGCTACATGAAACGCTGCCGCCGGATAGCCTGGAAACCGCCGCTGCCGTTGGTTTGCGCATGCATGCATTGGCACAGGAGGTACAGGCGGATGCACTTTATTTTCCACTGGCAGCAGGCGGTCATGTAGATCACCTGGTAGTTTTTGAGGCGTCAAAACGTTGCTGGGCGGACAGTATACCTGTAAATTATTACCAGGACCTGCCTTATGCCCTGGTGCCTGGCTGGGCAGCCATGCGCTGGCAGCAACATGGAGCCAGCATGGAATATGCACTGAAAATGGACATGCACCCTACCCGCCTGCAGGATCTTTCACTGGCCTTTCTAAAAAATTACATGGAGGACGATGCAGACCTCCAGGCGAGTGAAACACAGCACGCCGCACAGGTCAGCAAATTATCGCTGGCCGCCGCCGGAGCACTGACCTGGAAAATCTCACACCATACCTTTAACCGCCGCCGGGTATGCGTAGCCACGACCTACCTCCAGCAAAAGATAAACGCCATCCGTTATTATGCTACGGAATGGCCTGTTTTATTTGGCCCTGCGGAACAGGATATTGAAAATACCCTGCGGACTAACGTTAACGATTATACGGAAATCTATTGGACCTTAAACCGATGA